Within Caulobacter segnis, the genomic segment ACCGGTGCGCTTCGCGTTCGGCCCAGGCGCCTTCGGCGGCGGCTGGAACACCGGCGCCCTAACCGCGTCGATCGATGCGGCCGGGCGGCGTTTCATTGTCGTGTTGGGTCTCCGCACCGACGCGGCCCCTTCGGCGCGCGAGCGGATCGCCGAAGCGGCGGAGAACGAGATCTATCACGCGTTCGAAGCGGGCGCGGACATCGACGTGATGCTAGCCAAAGCGCAGGATGTCTTTCAAACTCTGGAATCAGAAGGCGACCCGGACGCGCATGGACGCTTCTGGCGGCCGATTTCGCCCTTCGATATCTCCGCCGGCCAACCGCCCGCCGACCTAATCACCCGGGCCTTGACGATATAAGGAGCTGTCATGGACGATGGAAACCTGCGGGTCCGCGACGCCATTCTCACCCATCCAGGCCGGG encodes:
- the tagF gene encoding type VI secretion system-associated protein TagF, with the protein product MTAPRVFAFGKLPAHGDFVSRGLAADEREAWDAWSSAGLEAARADLGDTFEARHDTAPPVRFAFGPGAFGGGWNTGALTASIDAAGRRFIVVLGLRTDAAPSARERIAEAAENEIYHAFEAGADIDVMLAKAQDVFQTLESEGDPDAHGRFWRPISPFDISAGQPPADLITRALTI